In the Brassica napus cultivar Da-Ae chromosome A7, Da-Ae, whole genome shotgun sequence genome, one interval contains:
- the LOC106392515 gene encoding uncharacterized WD repeat-containing protein C18H10.05-like, with amino-acid sequence MDESVRLWRVYYDECLATFSHTNFVTCVAFNPVDDNYFISGSIDGKVRIWDVSHCRVVDYTDVRDIVTAVCYRPDAKITSCKWTERLTCHMGRRKFQVKGSLVLNIFPVTGTK; translated from the exons ATGGACGAGAGTGTACGTTTATGGAGAGTATATTATGATGAATGTCTCGCAACTTTCTCTCATACCAATTTTG TGACTTGTGTGGCATTTAACCCTGTTGATGATAATTACTTCATAAGCGGATCTATTGATGGGAAAGTTCGAATATGGGATGTGTCCCATTGTCGGGTTGTTGACTACACTGATGTAAGAGACATTGTGACTGCTGTGTGCTATCGTCCAGATGCAAAg ATAACCAGCTGCAAATGGACAGAGAGATTAACTTGTCACATGGGAAGAAGAAAGTTCCAAGTAAAAGGATCACTGGTCTTAAATATTTTCCCAGTGACTGGGACAAAGTAA